One segment of Paenibacillus rhizovicinus DNA contains the following:
- a CDS encoding Ger(x)C family spore germination protein, translated as MKKIVGTAVTLFAAGLVITGCWDVKTVSDYNFVTAMGIDYNAGKYTIYVELMDFGDMGSQEETSADDRSKVWVGKSEGETLYEAINELYKTSQQNLYWDHLMAIVFSEGALKNEINVFFDSIPRFPQIRYNTWVFGTREPIDDLFKNSTFFNLSPISNLLHNPKVLHNQLSYISPIRLNTVLANAEEKGETDLIPRLTLKPKSWENETKFQTVLKMSGAYALNSGKAEQKFNEKQLEGIRWVNLKTRRAVVPISKDGKRLGSLLVIKPKKKTKIVLQAGKPVISLHIKFTGVVEEVLMPSKAKQFKEIAEKKIAEEVLETYRTGITKHADVYDFQQYLYRRKPKAYRTLTAASANDGLFLTEDSLRNVKVTVNIAHSSMYDMEP; from the coding sequence ATGAAGAAAATAGTCGGTACCGCCGTTACGCTGTTCGCTGCCGGTCTTGTGATTACGGGATGCTGGGATGTCAAGACGGTATCCGACTATAACTTCGTGACCGCGATGGGGATCGATTATAATGCTGGCAAGTATACGATCTACGTGGAGTTGATGGATTTCGGCGACATGGGCAGCCAAGAGGAGACGTCGGCCGACGACAGGTCGAAGGTGTGGGTCGGTAAGAGCGAAGGCGAAACCTTGTACGAGGCTATTAACGAATTGTACAAAACGTCGCAGCAAAACTTATACTGGGACCATCTCATGGCCATCGTTTTTAGCGAAGGCGCGTTGAAAAACGAAATCAACGTCTTCTTTGACTCGATCCCGCGTTTTCCTCAGATTCGTTATAATACCTGGGTCTTCGGTACTCGCGAACCCATCGACGACCTGTTCAAGAATTCAACGTTTTTTAATCTTTCGCCGATTTCGAACCTCTTGCATAATCCGAAGGTGCTTCATAATCAACTGTCCTACATTTCGCCGATTCGGCTGAATACCGTCTTAGCCAACGCGGAAGAAAAGGGGGAAACCGATCTCATCCCGAGGTTGACGCTCAAGCCGAAGAGCTGGGAGAATGAGACGAAGTTTCAAACCGTCCTGAAGATGAGCGGCGCTTATGCGCTGAACAGCGGGAAAGCGGAACAGAAATTCAATGAAAAGCAGCTGGAAGGCATACGATGGGTGAATCTCAAGACGCGGCGGGCGGTTGTGCCGATCAGCAAGGACGGCAAGCGATTAGGGTCGTTATTGGTTATAAAGCCCAAGAAGAAAACGAAAATCGTTTTGCAAGCGGGGAAGCCCGTCATTTCCCTCCATATAAAATTTACCGGCGTGGTCGAGGAAGTATTAATGCCGTCGAAGGCCAAGCAGTTCAAGGAAATCGCAGAGAAGAAGATTGCGGAAGAGGTCCTCGAAACCTATCGGACAGGCATAACGAAGCATGCCGATGTCTACGACTTTCAACAATACTTGTACCGCCGTAAACCGAAAGCCTATCGAACGTTAACGGCCGCAAGCGCGAATGACGGACTGTTCTTAACCGAGGATTCGTTACGAAACGTGAAGGTTACCGTTAACATCGCCCATTCGAGCATGTACGATATGGAGCCTTAG
- a CDS encoding spore germination protein yields the protein MQSDQTRPLESDLRQLFEKCADVNFQPVQLMNEESRWGILFVYCEGLIDGKRIDQSIIPQLEKLTADQVESGELGNLSFQPLDKDQQAIIDDVFSGKLLLVFDRLDKLYTLDISDPPQRQPQESNTEVSVKGPRDGFTEQVSMNIALIRKRLRTKTLCCESYVIGRRSRTKVALLYESDIIDPTLIETARKRIGKIDVDALVSSEELAEYISDSPFRLFPLIDYIGRPDFAVEALLRGRFVIIVDGTPMVLIAPATLTSLLKTPEDIHASYIFVACESLLRYLGLFMGIFIPGFYVALTSYHLDQIPITTLATVINVSKGLPIPAPLEAFLMQITFELFREAGIRLPKGVGQTVTVVGGLFIGQAAIEAGLTSPAMLVVTALSMVSTYTLVNQSLSGLVTLLRLYILACASFLGMYGFFWGMFALLVYLTRIQSFGVPYLAPISPPVFKDMLMALLTKPRISMRTRPLIYKPADVDRKEGEK from the coding sequence ATGCAGTCGGATCAAACTCGACCTCTTGAATCCGATTTGCGGCAGCTGTTCGAGAAATGCGCCGATGTTAACTTCCAGCCTGTTCAGCTGATGAACGAGGAAAGCCGGTGGGGCATCCTGTTCGTCTATTGCGAAGGATTGATCGACGGCAAACGCATTGACCAGTCCATCATTCCGCAGTTGGAGAAGCTGACTGCCGATCAGGTGGAATCGGGCGAGCTAGGGAACCTGTCGTTCCAGCCGCTCGATAAGGACCAGCAAGCCATTATAGATGATGTATTCTCCGGGAAACTGCTGCTCGTCTTCGACCGTCTCGATAAGCTCTATACGTTGGATATATCGGACCCACCGCAGAGGCAACCGCAGGAATCCAATACGGAAGTGTCCGTGAAAGGGCCGCGCGACGGCTTCACGGAGCAGGTATCCATGAATATTGCCCTCATCCGTAAACGCCTTCGCACGAAAACCCTATGCTGCGAAAGCTACGTGATCGGCAGAAGGAGCCGCACCAAGGTAGCGCTTCTGTACGAGAGCGATATTATCGATCCGACATTGATCGAAACCGCCCGCAAGAGGATCGGAAAAATCGACGTGGATGCGCTCGTCAGCAGCGAGGAGCTGGCGGAGTACATCTCGGATTCTCCTTTTCGCCTATTTCCTTTAATCGATTATATCGGAAGGCCGGATTTTGCGGTTGAAGCGCTTCTACGGGGCCGATTCGTCATTATTGTCGACGGCACGCCGATGGTGCTTATTGCTCCGGCAACGTTGACGTCCTTGCTGAAGACGCCTGAAGACATTCATGCCTCCTATATCTTCGTGGCGTGCGAATCGCTCTTGCGGTATCTTGGACTCTTCATGGGTATTTTTATTCCCGGCTTCTATGTCGCGCTTACATCGTATCATCTGGACCAAATACCGATTACTACGTTGGCGACGGTCATTAATGTAAGCAAAGGATTGCCGATCCCCGCGCCTTTAGAAGCTTTTCTCATGCAGATCACGTTCGAGTTGTTCCGGGAAGCAGGGATCCGGCTGCCCAAAGGGGTCGGACAGACGGTTACTGTGGTCGGGGGGCTATTCATCGGTCAAGCGGCGATCGAGGCAGGCTTAACTTCCCCGGCTATGCTGGTGGTGACCGCCTTATCCATGGTGTCGACCTATACCTTGGTCAATCAATCGTTGAGCGGCTTGGTGACCTTGCTGCGGCTGTACATCTTGGCATGCGCGTCATTCCTTGGCATGTACGGCTTCTTCTGGGGCATGTTCGCTCTTCTTGTGTACCTGACCCGAATACAGTCCTTCGGAGTGCCGTATCTGGCGCCGATATCGCCGCCTGTCTTTAAAGATATGCTGATGGCGTTGCTCACGAAACCAAGAATCTCGATGCGGACAAGACCGCTCATTTATAAACCGGCCGATGTGGACCGAAAGGAGGGAGAAAAATGA
- a CDS encoding GerAB/ArcD/ProY family transporter: MNTFKISLVQAFLLLTITSAVTNQTTLIPLILKVSGRDSWISVLMAFVPGIILLLMLQFIMNATMKESIIPWVKRHFGSFASWMIALPIMIYLLSDSLITLKDTTNWVDTTFLQETPRFVIAASLTLLCYMTAQAGIWSITLCAGVLLPVFILLELFLLLVNMQYKNYQYVMPVLEQGLTPVWHGTIFSTHTVMEVVIVLFIQHHIQAKIRPSFVLLLIVVQVGLVLGTLLDILTNFSPGEVALQRYPTFEQWGLVTLGKNVAHLDFLSIYEWLSGAFIRLSLCMYIIMELCQFKSKRSRTTALLALTLFMLITSLFPIGDPLFVWFLREKFYPFALIFVFAVLGLLLVFAVIVRIRERGGHSHAVGSNSTS; the protein is encoded by the coding sequence ATGAATACGTTTAAAATTTCTCTCGTGCAGGCGTTTCTGCTGCTTACCATTACTTCGGCCGTCACGAATCAGACGACCCTCATTCCGCTAATCCTGAAGGTTTCGGGCAGAGACTCCTGGATCAGCGTCCTCATGGCCTTCGTGCCGGGCATCATCCTACTCCTCATGCTTCAATTTATTATGAATGCCACGATGAAGGAATCCATCATCCCTTGGGTTAAGCGTCATTTCGGCTCGTTCGCCAGTTGGATGATCGCGCTGCCGATTATGATCTACTTGCTGTCCGACAGCCTGATTACGTTGAAGGATACGACGAATTGGGTAGATACGACTTTTCTGCAGGAGACGCCGCGTTTCGTCATCGCGGCTTCGCTGACGCTGCTGTGCTACATGACGGCGCAAGCGGGCATCTGGTCGATCACATTATGTGCAGGCGTGCTGCTGCCGGTCTTCATCTTGCTGGAACTCTTCTTGTTGCTCGTCAATATGCAGTATAAGAACTACCAGTACGTGATGCCCGTATTAGAGCAAGGGTTGACCCCGGTGTGGCACGGGACGATATTCTCTACGCATACCGTGATGGAAGTCGTGATTGTGCTGTTCATCCAGCACCATATCCAAGCCAAAATTCGGCCTTCCTTCGTACTGCTCCTGATTGTCGTCCAGGTCGGACTCGTGCTCGGTACGCTGCTGGATATATTAACGAACTTCTCGCCGGGAGAAGTAGCCTTGCAGCGATACCCGACCTTCGAGCAGTGGGGACTGGTTACGTTAGGCAAAAACGTTGCCCACCTTGATTTTCTATCGATCTACGAATGGCTGAGCGGAGCCTTCATCCGCTTATCGCTTTGCATGTATATCATCATGGAGTTGTGCCAATTCAAGAGCAAGCGGTCTCGGACAACGGCGCTCCTCGCCTTGACCCTGTTTATGTTGATCACGTCGCTGTTTCCGATCGGCGATCCCCTGTTCGTCTGGTTTCTGCGGGAGAAATTTTATCCTTTCGCGTTGATTTTCGTTTTCGCCGTGCTTGGCCTGCTGCTAGTATTTGCCGTCATTGTTCGCATTAGAGAGAGGGGAGGCCATAGCCATGCAGTCGGATCAAACTCGACCTCTTGA
- a CDS encoding helix-turn-helix transcriptional regulator, which translates to MASDVSYTTEEIAKLLKISKLTVYDLIKKGELPSYRVGKQMRVDAADLEAYKQRAKGFASSERSPLAAAELTARFSPSAQTAGARPIVITGQDVSLDILAKHLEKQLPGTRPLRAHVGSMDSLISMYKGEADIVSTHLLDGDSGHYNLPYIRKLLVGTSFMVVNLLSRQAGLYVARGNPLQLRGWADLGRPGIRIVNRERGSGARVLLDEQLRLHGMKADRLLGYEQEQTNHLGVAAQVASGSADVGVGSEKAASLVGGIDFVPLIQEQYDLVVMKTPASLAWLPALLRILRSDAFQQELEAISGYDLSRTGEILYES; encoded by the coding sequence ATGGCCAGCGACGTTTCCTACACGACCGAAGAGATCGCCAAGCTGCTTAAAATATCCAAACTGACCGTCTACGACTTGATCAAAAAAGGCGAGCTTCCATCTTACCGCGTCGGCAAACAAATGCGCGTCGATGCCGCGGATCTCGAGGCATACAAGCAGCGCGCGAAAGGCTTCGCTTCATCGGAGCGCTCGCCGCTGGCAGCCGCCGAGCTTACGGCCCGCTTCTCGCCTTCGGCGCAAACGGCCGGCGCGCGGCCGATCGTGATCACCGGGCAGGATGTCAGCTTGGACATTCTGGCTAAGCACCTCGAGAAACAGCTCCCCGGCACACGGCCGCTGCGCGCGCATGTCGGCAGCATGGACAGCCTCATCTCGATGTATAAAGGCGAAGCCGATATCGTAAGCACGCATCTGCTCGACGGCGATTCCGGCCATTATAATCTGCCCTACATCCGCAAGCTGCTCGTAGGGACATCGTTCATGGTCGTCAATCTCTTGTCGCGGCAGGCGGGGCTTTACGTTGCGCGCGGCAACCCGCTGCAGCTGCGCGGCTGGGCGGACCTCGGCCGTCCGGGCATTCGCATCGTCAACCGCGAACGCGGATCGGGCGCCCGCGTGCTGCTGGACGAGCAGCTGAGGCTGCACGGCATGAAGGCCGACCGCCTGCTCGGCTACGAGCAGGAGCAGACGAACCATCTCGGCGTCGCGGCTCAAGTGGCTTCCGGCAGCGCCGACGTCGGCGTCGGCAGCGAGAAAGCCGCTTCCCTCGTGGGCGGCATCGACTTCGTCCCGCTCATTCAAGAGCAGTACGATCTCGTCGTCATGAAGACGCCCGCATCGCTCGCTTGGCTGCCGGCGCTGCTGCGCATCCTCCGCTCCGATGCGTTTCAGCAGGAGCTCGAAGCGATATCCGGCTATGACCTTTCCCGGACGGGCGAGATTCTGTATGAAAGCTAG